A window of the Pseudomonas fluorescens genome harbors these coding sequences:
- a CDS encoding DedA family protein: protein MLQQFLHDFGYFALFLGTFFEGETILVLAGFLAFREYMDIKLVVVVAFFGSYAGDQLWYFLGRKHGRKLLARKPRWQMMGDRALEHIRKHPDIWVLSFRFVYGLRTVMPVAIGLSGYPPGRYLLLNGIGAAIWATALAAAAYHFGAVLEGMLGSIKKYELWVLGALLVLGLGLWLRRRFKNARLAKKVYEEEQAEQLAKAERHKAEMTKAADPKTPAE from the coding sequence ATGCTCCAACAATTTCTGCATGACTTCGGCTACTTTGCCCTGTTTCTCGGCACGTTTTTCGAAGGCGAAACCATCCTGGTGCTCGCGGGTTTCCTCGCGTTCCGTGAATACATGGACATCAAACTGGTGGTGGTCGTGGCGTTCTTCGGCAGCTATGCCGGCGATCAGCTGTGGTACTTCCTGGGCCGCAAGCACGGGCGCAAGTTGCTGGCGCGCAAACCGCGCTGGCAGATGATGGGCGACCGCGCGCTGGAACACATCCGCAAGCACCCGGACATCTGGGTCTTGAGCTTTCGCTTCGTGTACGGCCTGCGTACGGTTATGCCGGTAGCGATCGGCCTGTCGGGCTATCCACCGGGACGTTATCTGCTGCTGAACGGGATCGGCGCCGCGATCTGGGCCACCGCCCTGGCTGCTGCCGCCTACCACTTCGGCGCCGTACTCGAAGGCATGCTCGGCAGCATCAAGAAGTATGAGTTGTGGGTACTGGGCGCGCTGCTGGTGCTCGGCCTGGGCCTGTGGCTGCGCCGCCGGTTCAAGAATGCCCGGCTGGCGAAAAAGGTCTACGAGGAAGAGCAGGCCGAGCAACTGGCCAAGGCCGAACGGCACAAAGCCGAAATGACCAAGGCTGCCGACCCTAAGACGCCAGCCGAGTAA
- a CDS encoding sterol desaturase family protein yields MNFILYAVPFFFVLIAAELIADRWRGVSNYRLADAVNSISTGVLSTTTGLLTKGVGLVTYAFALEHLALVRLPADSVWVWVFAFVFYDFCYYWLHRMGHERNILWAAHSVHHQSEDYNLSTALRQTSTGFLLGWIFYLPMAVLGVPLLVFVSVAALNLLYQFWVHTRHIPKLGWFEWCFVTPSNHRAHHAQNALYMDRNYGGVFIIWDRLFGSFQEEDDNEPVIFGVTTPLASWNPLWANLQFYAQLWDDARRAERTWDKIRIWFMRTGWRPADVAAKYPMSKPDLSQFRKFEVPLDSRQQWYVGLQFGVYVALGSYLLNLERSLPTGALLLGWGAVAFGLFVLGVALENRPWAGKLEVLRLASNLPLVWLAPLVGLWPASPGIWVGLLSYSLLSGIGLYCCRQRLTRLAS; encoded by the coding sequence ATGAACTTCATTCTGTATGCGGTGCCGTTCTTCTTCGTATTGATTGCGGCCGAGCTCATCGCCGACCGCTGGCGCGGGGTGAGCAACTATCGCCTGGCCGATGCGGTGAACAGCATCAGCACCGGGGTGTTGTCGACCACCACCGGCCTGCTGACCAAGGGCGTGGGACTGGTGACCTATGCGTTTGCCCTGGAGCATCTGGCGCTGGTCAGGTTGCCTGCGGACAGCGTCTGGGTCTGGGTGTTTGCCTTTGTTTTCTATGACTTCTGCTATTACTGGCTGCATCGCATGGGCCATGAACGCAATATCCTCTGGGCCGCGCATTCGGTGCATCACCAGAGCGAGGACTACAACCTTTCCACGGCCTTGCGCCAGACCAGCACCGGGTTTCTGCTGGGCTGGATTTTCTACCTGCCGATGGCGGTGCTCGGGGTGCCGTTGCTGGTGTTTGTCAGTGTCGCGGCGCTGAATCTGCTCTATCAGTTCTGGGTCCACACCCGGCACATTCCCAAGCTCGGCTGGTTCGAGTGGTGCTTCGTCACGCCGTCCAATCATCGGGCCCACCATGCACAGAACGCTCTCTACATGGATCGCAACTACGGCGGGGTGTTCATTATTTGGGACCGTCTGTTCGGCTCGTTCCAGGAAGAGGACGACAACGAGCCGGTGATTTTCGGCGTGACCACGCCGTTGGCGAGCTGGAATCCGTTGTGGGCCAACCTGCAGTTCTACGCGCAGCTATGGGACGACGCGCGCCGGGCCGAGCGCACCTGGGACAAGATTCGGATCTGGTTCATGCGCACCGGCTGGCGTCCGGCGGACGTCGCGGCGAAGTACCCGATGAGCAAGCCGGACTTGAGTCAGTTCCGCAAATTCGAGGTGCCGCTGGACAGCCGTCAGCAGTGGTACGTGGGGTTGCAGTTTGGCGTGTATGTGGCGTTGGGCAGTTATCTGCTGAATCTGGAACGCAGTCTGCCCACCGGTGCATTGCTGCTCGGCTGGGGCGCGGTGGCGTTCGGTTTGTTCGTGTTGGGCGTGGCCCTGGAGAATCGCCCGTGGGCGGGGAAGCTGGAAGTGCTGCGGCTGGCATCGAACCTGCCGCTGGTGTGGCTGGCGCCGCTGGTCGGGCTGTGGCCGGCTAGCCCGGGGATATGGGTCGGCCTGCTCAGTTACAGCCTGCTCAGCGGCATCGGGCTGTATTGCTGCCGCCAGCGACTTACTCGGCTGGCGTCTTAG
- the hemB gene encoding porphobilinogen synthase, which translates to MSFTPANRLFPATRLRRNRRDDFSRRLVRENVLTVDDLILPVFVLDGENRREAVASMPGVERLTIDLLLEEAAKWVELGIPALALFPVTPPELKSLDAAEAWNPEGIAQRATRALRDRFPELGVITDVALDPFTTHGQDGILDEEGYVQNDITVDALVKQALSHAAAGAQVVAPSDMMDGRIQAIREALELAGHVNVRIMAYSAKYASAYYGPFRDAVGSAANLGKANKASYQMDPANSDEALHEVGADLSEGADMVMVKPGMPYLDILFRVKDAFKVPTFVYQVSGEYAMHMAAIQNGWLSEGVILESLTAFKRAGADGILTYFAVRAAQLLREQK; encoded by the coding sequence GTGAGCTTTACCCCAGCCAACCGTCTGTTCCCTGCCACCCGCCTGCGTCGCAATCGCCGTGATGATTTTTCCCGGCGGCTGGTGCGTGAGAATGTATTGACGGTCGATGACCTGATCCTGCCGGTGTTCGTGCTCGACGGTGAAAACCGCCGCGAAGCCGTGGCCTCGATGCCGGGTGTCGAGCGCCTGACCATCGACCTGCTGCTTGAAGAAGCCGCCAAATGGGTCGAACTGGGGATTCCGGCGCTGGCGCTGTTCCCGGTTACCCCACCCGAACTCAAATCCCTTGATGCCGCCGAAGCCTGGAATCCCGAAGGTATCGCCCAGCGTGCCACCCGCGCCCTGCGTGACCGATTCCCCGAGCTGGGCGTGATCACCGACGTCGCCCTGGACCCGTTCACCACTCACGGTCAGGACGGCATTCTCGATGAAGAAGGCTATGTGCAGAACGACATCACCGTCGATGCACTGGTCAAGCAAGCCTTGTCCCACGCCGCTGCGGGCGCCCAGGTGGTTGCCCCGTCGGACATGATGGACGGCCGCATTCAGGCAATCCGCGAAGCGCTGGAGCTGGCCGGTCACGTCAACGTGCGGATCATGGCCTACTCGGCCAAGTACGCCAGCGCCTATTACGGCCCGTTCCGCGATGCCGTGGGTTCGGCCGCGAACCTGGGCAAGGCGAACAAGGCCTCTTATCAGATGGACCCGGCCAACAGCGACGAAGCGCTGCACGAAGTGGGCGCGGACTTGTCTGAAGGCGCGGACATGGTCATGGTCAAACCCGGCATGCCGTACCTGGACATTTTGTTCCGGGTAAAAGATGCCTTCAAAGTGCCGACCTTCGTCTATCAGGTCAGCGGCGAATACGCCATGCACATGGCGGCGATCCAGAATGGCTGGTTGAGCGAAGGCGTGATCCTCGAATCCCTGACCGCCTTTAAACGTGCCGGCGCTGATGGCATCCTGACTTACTTTGCTGTCCGTGCCGCTCAATTGTTACGAGAGCAGAAATAG